CCGGTGGTGCATGGTGAGAATATTGGAGATGGTTTGGTGTAGGTTGAAGAACCGATTCAGGCTGCTGCCCTGGAAGGGGCTGGGAAAGATGGTAATACTCAGCATAATGAAGATTCTGAGAATGGTGTTAGAAATTCGAGGAAGGGGAAGGCTGGTGTTCCTTGGTctgctcttttttcttcctcttctttgactTATGGTGATGGTCTCAAGCTGTCCTATGTGAAACCAGAGTTGATTGATGGGGTTTTGGCTGCGAAATGCTTGGAGGCAATGGTCAGCAAGGGACTTGAACGTTGGAAGAACACCTTTATGGGGCACTTCATTGGTGGCAGGCCAAGCTTTACCTTTGCAAGGGATGTTTTATTGAAACAGTGGAAGATTGCAGGTCATGTTGATGTTAATTTATTAGagagtggaatttttattttccgctttaatcttgaagatgacaaagttaaagttcttgaaggaggGCCGTGGTATGTTCAAAGAAAACCAATGATCTTGCGCCCTTGGAGTCCAGATGTATCCTTAGAAAGGGTGAATTTATGCTCTGTCCCGGTATGGGTCTCGTTACCCAATCTCTCCTTTGATTTCTGGTCTTCTGAAGCCCTCAGTTCTATCGGGAGTGTTATTGGCAAGCCTATTGTGGCGGATAAAATGACAAATTCTATGGAGAGATTGTCTTATGCCCGCTTGTGTGTGGAAGTGTTTGCATGAGTGGAAACCCACTCGATGCAAACACTGTATTGTGTTTGGTCCCCTCTTGGATTCTTGCAAGATTGGGAGTAATGGTCAAACTCAGAAATCCTCTCGGCTGAGAAGAGAGTGGCGGGTGAAAGGAACTTCGGGGACTGTTGAAGGAGCATTGGCCGGTGGTGGCACTGATGGGCAGGAGGTTAGTGATGATGTAGCTTCTAAGCAGCCGATTGCCCTTGCTGGATCCGATGATAGAGAAGATACTCTAGTGAAGGCAGATCCCTTATTTGCAGGAAAAGACAAAGAGGAGATATTGCTACTGACAAGGGGAAGGAAGTTGTCCATATTAATGCTTTTGCATTGTTGGAAGATCTAACGGAAGAGGTTGCATATGATCCAAAGGAGCTGATGTTGGATGCTGATTCTTGCAATATTTTATTAGGAGATGGGCTGGATGATGAGCAAGAGTCAAGGGATTCATTAAATAAGAAAGATGGGGAGAAGAGGGTTGGTGTGGAAAATCTGGAAAATTCAAATGTCATGAAAGAGACAGCTGGGTCTTCTGGGTGGAGAGAAGCTAGATGGAGTaattatggagagagagaatgatgttAGTGACTACACAATTAAGGAAGCTGAGACCCCTAGTGTGCTGTgcatggaagaaggagaaataatTGGGGCAGATTTGGAGGAAATAAGTTTCACCCCCCAACCTTTAGCTATTATCCCTAATGTGGATAGCTGCCCTTTCTtgactcaaaattcaaaatctgtTTTGGTGGAAAGTGATCCTAGTGCTTTACCTATGGATGGAAAGGCAACTGAAATTAATTCTTTAAATAGAGATGGTGAGGTGGCAGCTTTGGAATCTTTGAAGATGATTGATCCAAATCCGTTGGTAGGTGCTGCTGGGGCGCCTATGCAAGGTGATAAAAGAGCTGAAGATCTGTTGCGATCAAAGGAGAAAGGGATACTTCCAGCTAAGCCCTCGGCCAATATGGAAAGACTAAAGAAGTAAGCTGCGGACATTCGATCAATTCAAGGGCTTTCTGGAAAAGGTATGGGTCAATCtggttctatttcttattctagGCCGAatctgttggacaagtgtgtgtccatcaaacccggttcggttcggttcaacccgattcacctttgtattgaacatttatacattttagtttaatattgttacatgcgatataaactttttgagcattatgtgtccgtaagttatacttaaaatggtagtcacgactagggtttgggctgggcaccgttatcatatggtcgtcgcattgggtatgcctagacatgtgatgtcagggtatgaatgcgagtgctcacatgtttgatgtgtgcattggcgaagaatctactttgtcgattccctcatgtattactgccagatgtaggaagggatagataTGTGTccccgacaccctgtacctgagggaaccctatcactgcaaagtgtgatcgcattctttggttcatcaatgactgagactcaagcgagtcaaagtcggtgttctgggaatgcgtgaacactttgtgagtgaaggagttatccaacacagtcaccactgcccgattggggaacaccaagatagagactgtctgtgcatggtcggatcagaacgGATCgacgttttggaaatggttttgccaaatttattttacataaaatgatacattatttatagttatttcaaataaagagttttatcgagttttgcgggacccgattggatgcacagacgctcttatatggacatgtactatggattggggtttggcagtacatgtgtacatgccctagatttcataatgatggtgttgattagtggggggggggggggggaatatatatgataaattgttaccatatagggagttatttggaatttgctaatttaattggctctttatttaattaatagatttgatgctaattgtaattatccattaataattaaataaataatctaattaatactttccctattagattctgcttcttcacctgtgtagcactttgagtttaaacagaactgccagactgagagagagagagtcagactctcactagggctctattaaatctatccaggatttaattaaatcctataattataaataggggaccataaaacatttttggagcaaacgctctctctcctacatttttggtttctctctctccctcttgtgatctctcttcttcttcttgcttctctcacctatgtttgagagttagggtttatgaaaccctagatctgtgttgaggagtttgagggcatctgggattggcgtgtagaaccttggtagcaccattggaggttcagatctatttgcttggagcgctcactggaggaagaaccactgtctattggaggagcaacacttgaggctcaccaagttagcagttctttattaattcctttagtttattgattattaatatttatgggatgcgaaagaaactcgaatcgattgatttccgctgcgcattcgagtatgggatggatccctcttgccatgtgatggactagagatgaatttctccgtccctattgtgataattaattttatgggacgcaatagggaaggagaaaccctaatagggatgcaccagggttctcatgggcgaccatggaaaactcTAAAACTTATtaagggcacccatgggacaccatgggataacccagggcgtgcaacaccctaattggtttataattggtttccctagggaaccatgttttgatccctggaccgttgtttggccgacagtgtggtatcagagccacctttcccacccgtgaatattagataattaatggttaatatgattatcatgagtgggatgcaagttggcacatgggtggttaggatatggttgttgtaacaaccttcccatgtgcacatgggtagttacaaggttgttagtgtaacaacttacccatgtgatgatggatttggtttgttttgtttattccaattattgaagcatgtatccaattaggttgtgattactaatttttattttaaaatttttttaatcatgttctatatgtggggggggggggagcgcacgctgccaagcctctatgcacgcccttccccatgaacctacccttatgcgcatccccttgtgggctgctgcctgcgggcctgcaggctgctgtctgtgggccctgtgcctatgggctgcgagGGAGTGCCTGCAACCtacgcaagtgggctgcatgcaccccccttgttttccctccagtttaataaaaaataaaaaaaataaaaaacagatttttcaaaacagaattttattattttgttttgtttttggaggatgatgatgggtgaagagatttcctctttacccacttgcaattaaaatgcgattttaattttatgggcttggatacatgttatcacatgcgatgtggtggttcaataattgaaggaatccatgttttaatttttggttcacttgctttaatgcccatgcataaaattatattatgatgtgattatgggaatgacattctaataaatggatggattgtttatgtatgtgatacatggggttatgggtggatgtgatgcttctctctctttctctctctccccctttcttttttataaacaaatgtactccaccccatgggcagcccaaatggtgggttggtttctccatgcggggtttctttattattatggaaaggaaagtatatagaatttttcttaggtttccattgtaagtttagaggagttaggactcccagggcatgttgatggtgatccacatgtggtgctcaaagcttatggagatgcaagtcacctactttgaagacgtaatcgggcggaggagatgatcgaggcgtggcatccatggcatgaaaaatgcacccaaagttattagttttatttttattgggagggttctttaattgcttctaataaaaatgccgccatcccataatcacttttaattaatgttgattaattatgttgtttaaatctatccatgtatgtgagagttaattaatctctctttattcacaatacatgtatgatatggactagtcttaatcggtagacatgtccaagacctcctattgaagataaatatagaaagtatgtgacatgaccccgcataagccgacaggacattgccaggacctcggttacacatttatctatatttacctctatctagatacgttagggtatggatagtgagagggcactgcaacagtgggccatctttcatgatttcatgattctaactaatgcaataggtaagtacatgacttgggtgtatgtcagtcgacaggatctggacatgacacccaggtggccaaaaatattggaagcccatgaggcggacagcttagtccacactaccatggtgtgtataatgactcccgacagggtaagttatgcatgcaagggttgtaggtatccaattcatcttttgggttatgagggaaacccaaatcatgaaagaccactgatgtgtgtgtgctcaattgattattttcaatggtcattaattagcatgtggttatttacttgtgcatgtgtagattaatatacgatggttgccgttaattccaacctgttaacactcattagcgaatacaaacttaatggtacaaactatgtcgattagtaccggagcattaagttgctccatTCTTGAAGGATCTGTCAcgagttctagatgaacaagttcctcctcaacctgacccgaatgattttgaggcaaatgaagagatgcaagagttcctcatcagggattccaaggcatcactctatatcctaggatcattggaaaagtcagttgtagactcagtcaaggatatacgcactgttgggggtaaaatggataagcttgctgaattgttcaacaggcagttgacacacgcacattctgatgcggtgagtcaaatccataaccccaagatgtcccaggggactccagtgatggatcatgtaataaaaatgatcaatctatttgaaaaactggaatccatggggactgatttcagcctgcgatacaagactgatgtgatcttagcgtcactcacttctgcctacgcaccttttaggatgtcctacaagatgtctgagaaggagatggagctcatcgagcttgctaatgcgctagtagaggctgaagcgtccttaaaaaaggacaaggctgaggtcaatgcaactgaggcaaagccttcttcaaatgggaagaagaagaaaaagggaagtaagggtaagaccctgaaagccaagggtgggaagtttgacaataaaggcaaagacaagtgcttctattgcaagaaggagggtcactggaaaagaaactgtcgtgcttacctgacaactttgaaagacaagaatccggatgaaacagaggctgctaaagaaggtacatgtgatgttcatgttctttatgagtctaatttatcttttgaactgaccaattcttggttggtggatagtggatccactgttcacatttgcaatgatttgcaggggttcaaggagacaaggaacctggaaagaaatgaagtgcgtcttcggatgggcactggagctgagaccatggcgttggctgtgggaacttttattttaaattttagttctgctagtttagttttaaaggattgctattatgtaccctctttcaagaggaagataatttcagtttcaaaacttgttttggatggatgtagtttttcctttaattctaaattgattattcattttaataattcttttgtggcatccggatatatgcaaagtggtttgtattttctagattgccctattagaacgaatgttgtttcaaatgttgatttaaaatggaaagcaactccagtgaactcaacatatctgtggcatctaagattgggtcacattaatgtggaccgaatcagtagattggtgagggatgggcccttagagagtctgagggtggaaccattccccacttgtgagtcatgccttcaggataaaatgaccaagaaaccctttagcaataaaggtgttagagccacagatctgttggagttgatacacactgacatgtgtggacccataaacatacaagcaagacatgggtatgagtactttatcacgttcaccgatgattattctagatatggttacatatacttgatgcataggaaatcggaagcctttgataaattcaaagaatttcaagctgaggtcgaaagacagctcgataaacgcgtcaagtccttacgatcagattgtggaggggagtatctatcggatgagtttaaagaacatctcatatcccaagggatagttagtcagctaactaatccaggcacaccacaacaaaatgatgTATCCGAATGACGCAATCGGAcgctattggatatggtcaggacgatgctcacttatagtgagctgcctctttctttctaggggtacgctttagagactgcgatatatatcttgattAGGGTttcatctaagtctgtagccaagacaccctttgagttgtggaaagggcgaaagcctagtattcaacaccttagggtatggggttgcatagcacatgtgcgaaagcaacagacagacaagttagaatccaggactttgagatgctatttcttaggctaccccaaaggcacgataggctattatttctatgacccagttgaccaaaagatcattgtaagtaaacatgtcacatttttggaggaagaaatgatgacccagaggtccggcccagtagtcataaaagagctatcagatggctcagaaacgtcacttccagaagtgagaccaactgacatacccgttgaaataccaacacctgaggaacctcgatgtagtgggaggactattagaccacccaccaggctaactcttctaaccgaagaagaaacagtggaagagttccataTGGTATcgattgaatcggatgatgatccaatgacatactctgaggctctaaaggatgttgatgccactaggtggctggaagcaatgcgctctgaaatcgattcgatgcattccaacaaggtctggactctagtcgatccaccacttggcgtcaagccaattggatgtaaatggaccttcaagaggaagaagggcacagatggaaaggtcgagagattcaaagcgagactggtggcaaagggttatacccagaaagagggtatagactatgaaccttttcaccagtagcgatgatgaaatccatcagattttattggctatcgcagcacactttgattatgagatctggcagatggatgtgcttgcatttctaaatgggttccttcaagaggaaatctacatggaacagccagaggggttttcttccttggaggaagaaagaaaggtgtgcaaattgcagaggtccatttatgggctgaagcaggcttccaggagctggaacatcaggtttgattaatcaatcaaatcgtttgattttgatcaaaacttgGATGAActatgcgtttacaagaagatcagtgggagggcagtatgttttcttgttttatacgtagatgacatattgctgattggtaacgatgtaggttttctttcatcggtaaaacagtggttatccacaacgttttcgatgaaagaccttggtgaagctagctatatccttaggattaaactcgtaagagatcgccagaaaaggatgctaggcctgtcacaggctacctatatagacaaagtcctggccagatttagtatggagaactccaagaggagaagtgttcccttcagacacggagtcagtctttccagatctcaatgtcctcagtctcagacagataTTGAAGATGTcgcagcagtagggagtcttatgtacgccatgttgtgtacgaggccgaatatttgctatgcagtaggcatggtaagtcgttatcaatctaaccctagacgcgagcattggagtgctgtcaagaatatcttCAAGTACttaagaaggactaaggaatatttcttagtttttggatctgatcagttgtcagtattgggatacacagatttggatttccaaactgacaaggatgacaaaaaatccacgtctgggatggtatatctaatgggtggaggtgccattgtgtggcggagtgcgaaacaaaagtctacagccgattctactactgaagcagaatactttgcagcttgtgatgcagaaaaagaaggtgtttggctgaggaaattcctaccagatttggaggtagtccctgatcttgtcaagggccctattcccctgttatgtgacaacagaggggccattgcacaagctaaggagcctagggctcatcagaggaacaagcacgtgcagcgaaagtatcacgtcatcagagagattatccagcagggtgacgtgagtatctccaaagtggacacaactgaaaatgtgtctgatgccatgacaaagggtttgtcaccaggagtgtttgagaaacacatggagggcatgggtttaaaatgtatggggaattggctttgatgtacaagtgggagattattggacaagtgtgtgtccatcaaacccagttcggtccggtacaacccggttcacctttgtattgaacatttatacattttagtttaatattgtcacatgtgatataaactttttgagcattatgtgtccgtaagttatacttaaaatggtagtcacgactagggtttgggctgggcacccttatcatatggtcatcgcattgggtatgcctagacatgtgatgtcagggtacgaatgcgagtgctcacatgtttgatgtatgCATTGGCAAataatctactttgtcgattccctcatgtattactgccagatgtaggaagggatagacatgtgtcaccgataccctgtacctgagggaaccctgtcactgcaaagtgtgatcgcattctttagttcatcaatgactgagactcaagcgagtcaaagtcggtgttctgggaatgcgtgaacactttgtgagtgaaggagttatccaacacggtcaccattgcccgattggggaacaccaagatagagactgctgCATGGTCGGATCGTAATCGGATCCGATCtagttttggaaatggttttgcaaaatttattttacataaaatgatacattatttatagttatttcaaataaagtattttatcgagttttgcgggacccgatcggatgcacagacgctcttatatggacatgtactatggattggggtttggcagtacatgtgtacatgccctagattccataatgatggtgttgattagtggggggggggttgtatatgataaattgttatcatatagggagttatttggattttgctaatttaattggctctttatttaattaatggatttggtgctaattgtaattatccattaataattaaataaagaatctaattaatactttccttattagattctgcttcttcacctgtgtagcactttgagtttaaacagaactgccagactgagagagagagagtcagactctcactagggctctattaaatctatctaggatttaattaaaccctattattataaataggggaccataaaatgtttttggagcagctctccacatttttggagcagacactctctctcctacatttttggtttctctctctccctcttgtgatctctcttcttcttcttgcttctctcacctgtgtttgagagttagggtttgtgaaaccctagatctatgttgaggagtttgagggcgtctgggattggcatgtagaaccttggtagcaccattggaggttcagatttgtttgcttggagcgctcactggaggaagaatcactgtctattggaggagcaacacttgaggctcaccaggttagcagttctttattaattccttcagcttattgattattaatatttatgggatgcgaaagaaacttgaatcgattgatttccgctgcgcattcgagtatgggatggatccctcttgccatgtgatggactagagatgaatttctccgtccctattgtgataattaattttatgggacgcaatagggaaggagaaaccctaatagggatgcaccagggttctcatgggcgaccatgggaaaccctaaaatttattaggggcacccatgggacaccatgggataacccaaggcgtgcaataccctaattggtttataattggtttccctagggaaccatgttttgatccctagaccgttgtttggccGACAGAACCATGGGGAGGGGGTCTAAGTTCCAGGCCCGACGGGTTCTTGTAAACCCGAAAGACTCTCTAGTGAGGTTAAGGGAGATGGACCTAGTACGGGTGGAGTTGATGGCTTTAACCTGATTGCTAAATGAAGTGTTTAGTTTGGAATGTaagaggcatgaatgcctcaaccaaacagctggggattaagaaggtgtgCAAAGACCATCAAGCTAAATTGGTTTGTCTCTTGGAAACTATAGTTAGGTTAGAGAACTATACTGccatttttgataattttatttcagattggaaATATGTGCATAATGGGGAGATTGATAATACTGTTCGAatttggttgggttgggatcCTAATTTCTTTAAtgttaaagaaattaaaaaatctaagcagtttattcatgttaaggTGTTGGTTGTGGGTACCTCAAACTCTTTTCTGTGCACTGTAGTGTATGCTCTAAATACTATGGCAGGCCAGAAGGATTTGTGGGAGGATGTGGGGAGTATTGCTGGTGCTGTTACTACCCCTTGGACTATTTTAGGGGACTTCAATGTTACTCGGCATCAAAATGAGAAATTTGGTGGGGAACCTATTCGGCTGGAGGGTATTGATgatttcaataattttattGATGACTCTGGGTTGATTGATTTAaagtggaaaggggaagctatgacATGGAATAACAGACAAAGTGGCGATGCTAGGATCTGCTGTAAGCTTGATAGAGTGTTGGTCAACTTGGCTTGGGTGGATTTTTTTAGATCTTCAGAGGCTACTTTTTACCCTCCGGGTCTCTCTGACCATTCTCTAGTAGTGCTGGCTGTGTTAGATGAGGCTAATTTCGGACCTAAaccttttaggttttttgaggcttggattggcaAGGATGGTTATGATGAGATGGTTCGGGAGGGCTGGGAGCAGCCAGTTAGTATGGCTCTCAATCCTATCATGAGGTTTGTTGCCcggttaaggaatgttaaaaaggactgaaaaaatggaataaagagtGCATTGGAGATTTTTTCATTACGGTGAAGG
This region of Telopea speciosissima isolate NSW1024214 ecotype Mountain lineage unplaced genomic scaffold, Tspe_v1 Tspe_v1.0150, whole genome shotgun sequence genomic DNA includes:
- the LOC122647773 gene encoding uncharacterized protein LOC122647773; protein product: MNASTKQLGIKKVCKDHQAKLVCLLETIVRLENYTAIFDNFISDWKYVHNGEIDNTVRIWLGWDPNFFNVKEIKKSKQFIHVKVLVVGTSNSFLCTVVYALNTMAGQKDLWEDVGSIAGAVTTPWTILGDFNVTRHQNEKFGGEPIRLEGIDDFNNFIDDSGLIDLKWKGEAMTWNNRQSGDARICCKLDRVLVNLAWVDFFRSSEATFYPPGLSDHSLVVLAVLDEANFGPKPFRFFEAWIGKDGYDEMVREGWEQPAVESDLFQIQCNLGDHPDNQNLVLLESQAKVKLWEALAIEEKFLREKSRVKHIQLGDGNNSFFHKSMICRQNRKHILEIQGEGGDMVKDSNQIKDEAVSIYKKLFGTDSVDGGFFPSMVPL